From Homo sapiens chromosome 6, GRCh38.p14 Primary Assembly, the proteins below share one genomic window:
- the H2BC9 gene encoding histone H2B type 1-H: MPDPAKSAPAPKKGSKKAVTKAQKKDGKKRKRSRKESYSVYVYKVLKQVHPDTGISSKAMGIMNSFVNDIFERIAGEASRLAHYNKRSTITSREIQTAVRLLLPGELAKHAVSEGTKAVTKYTSSK; encoded by the coding sequence ATGCCTGATCCAGCTAAGTCCGCTCCCGCCCCGAAGAAGGGCTCCAAGAAGGCGGTGACCAAGGCGCAGAAGAAGGATGGCAAGAAGCGTAAACGCAGCCGCAAGGAGAGCTACTCCGTATACGTTTACAAGGTGCTGAAGCAAGTCCACCCCGACACCGGCATCTCCTCCAAAGCCATGGGGATCATGAATTCCTTTGTCAACGATATCTTCGAGCGCATCGCCGGCGAGGCTTCCCGCCTGGCTCATTACAACAAGCGTTCGACCATCACCTCCAGGGAGATCCAGACAGCCGTGCGCCTGCTGCTGCCTGGGGAACTGGCCAAGCACGCCGTGTCCGAGGGCACTAAGGCCGTCACCAAGTACACCAGCTCCAAATAA
- the H3C8 gene encoding histone H3.1, translated as MARTKQTARKSTGGKAPRKQLATKAARKSAPATGGVKKPHRYRPGTVALREIRRYQKSTELLIRKLPFQRLVREIAQDFKTDLRFQSSAVMALQEACEAYLVGLFEDTNLCAIHAKRVTIMPKDIQLARRIRGERA; from the coding sequence ATGGCCCGCACCAAGCAGACTGCACGCAAGTCCACCGGTGGCAAAGCGCCGCGCAAGCAGCTGGCCACTAAGGCGGCTCGGAAAAGCGCGCCGGCCACCGGCGGCGTGAAGAAACCTCATCGCTACCGTCCCGGCACCGTGGCTCTGCGCGAGATTCGCCGCTATCAGAAGTCGACTGAGCTGCTGATCCGCAAGTTGCCTTTCCAACGCCTGGTGCGAGAAATCGCTCAGGACTTCAAGACAGATCTGCGCTTTCAGAGTTCCGCGGTGATGGCCCTGCAGGAGGCCTGCGAGGCCTACTTGGTGGGGCTCTTTGAGGATACCAACCTGTGTGCCATCCATGCTAAGCGAGTGACTATCATGCCCAAGGACATTCAGCTCGCTCGCCGCATTCGTGGGGAGAGAGCGTAG
- the H2BC10 gene encoding histone H2B type 1-C/E/F/G/I — translation MPEPAKSAPAPKKGSKKAVTKAQKKDGKKRKRSRKESYSVYVYKVLKQVHPDTGISSKAMGIMNSFVNDIFERIAGEASRLAHYNKRSTITSREIQTAVRLLLPGELAKHAVSEGTKAVTKYTSSK, via the coding sequence ATGCCTGAACCAGCTAAGTCAGCTCCCGCCCCGAAGAAGGGCTCCAAGAAGGCGGTGACCAAGGCACAGAAGAAGGATGGCAAGAAGCGCAAGCGCAGCCGCAAGGAGAGCTATTCCGTGTACGTGTACAAGGTGCTGAAGCAGGTCCACCCCGACACCGGCATCTCGTCCAAGGCTATGGGGATTATGAACTCCTTCGTCAACGACATTTTCGAGCGCATTGCAGGCGAGGCTTCCCGCCTGGCGCATTATAACAAGCGCTCGACCATCACTTCCAGGGAGATCCAAACGGCTGTGCGCCTGCTGCTACCCGGGGAGCTGGCCAAACACGCGGTGTCGGAGGGCACCAAGGCGGTCACCAAGTACACCAGCTCCAAGTAA
- the H4C8 gene encoding histone H4 — protein sequence MSGRGKGGKGLGKGGAKRHRKVLRDNIQGITKPAIRRLARRGGVKRISGLIYEETRGVLKVFLENVIRDAVTYTEHAKRKTVTAMDVVYALKRQGRTLYGFGG from the coding sequence ATGTCTGGCCGTGGTAAAGGTGGAAAAGGTTTGGGTAAGGGAGGAGCTAAGCGTCATCGCAAGGTTTTGCGCGATAACATCCAGGGCATCACTAAGCCAGCTATCCGGCGCCTTGCTCGTCGCGGCGGTGTCAAGCGAATTTCTGGCCTTATCTATGAGGAGACTCGTGGTGTTCTGAAGGTGTTCCTGGAGAACGTGATTCGTGACGCTGTCACTTACACAGAGCACGCCAAACGCAAGACCGTGACAGCAATGGATGTGGTCTACGCGCTGAAGCGACAGGGACGCACTCTTTACGGCTTCGGTGGCTAA